In one Corynebacterium bovis DSM 20582 = CIP 54.80 genomic region, the following are encoded:
- a CDS encoding alpha/beta hydrolase — MTIAFPDVPLAGHTVTRVLWAVALAAVVILVLAQPRPRRIRTAVGTVAVSAALTATGLAVFLWGFHVPASQISPSVVVAAFLTLVGVLLGGAAVLSGWRRAWALVPMCVSLVTALLLVNQAFVFYPDTESLDPATTYTEVAAGDLPPAGRTVPVADWHPRRGLPRYGTVTTLDPANTASGFQARPASVYLPPAWYSDPRPQLPVLVLMPGIPGSPDQWFSQGAATQAADAWQLSHHGLAPVIITVDGSGGEWTDPLCTDSPRAKVRTYLTRDVPGWLVDRFGVTPDRSRWTIGGLSYGGTCSLQTILNAPDAYGSFLDFSGERTPNNGVDHESTVRDFFDGSEDAFRRQNPEDLLRSRPERFRSVAGRFVAGADDHDAVNDLRLLDGLAVGAGMDVSYTEVPGGHDFETWRTAVAQSLPFVAQRGGIG; from the coding sequence ATGACCATCGCGTTTCCCGACGTCCCCCTCGCAGGGCACACCGTGACACGGGTGCTGTGGGCCGTCGCCCTCGCCGCCGTCGTGATCCTCGTCCTCGCCCAGCCGCGGCCGCGGCGCATCCGCACCGCGGTCGGGACCGTCGCCGTGTCCGCCGCCCTCACCGCGACGGGCCTCGCCGTGTTCCTCTGGGGCTTCCACGTGCCGGCGTCGCAGATCTCGCCGTCCGTCGTCGTCGCCGCGTTCCTCACCCTCGTCGGCGTGCTGCTCGGCGGTGCGGCGGTGCTGTCCGGGTGGCGGCGGGCGTGGGCGCTGGTCCCCATGTGTGTGTCCCTCGTCACGGCCCTGCTGCTCGTCAACCAGGCGTTCGTCTTCTACCCGGACACGGAGTCGCTCGACCCGGCGACGACGTACACCGAGGTCGCCGCCGGGGACCTCCCGCCCGCCGGCCGGACCGTCCCCGTCGCCGACTGGCACCCGCGCCGCGGGCTGCCCCGGTACGGGACGGTGACGACACTGGACCCGGCGAACACCGCCTCCGGCTTCCAGGCCCGGCCGGCGAGCGTGTACCTGCCCCCGGCCTGGTACTCCGACCCCCGCCCGCAGCTGCCCGTCCTCGTCCTCATGCCCGGCATCCCCGGCTCCCCCGACCAGTGGTTCAGCCAGGGCGCGGCGACGCAGGCGGCCGACGCCTGGCAGCTGTCGCACCACGGGCTCGCGCCGGTCATCATCACCGTCGACGGCAGCGGCGGCGAGTGGACCGACCCGCTGTGCACCGACTCGCCCCGGGCGAAGGTCCGCACGTACCTCACCCGGGACGTGCCGGGGTGGCTCGTCGACCGGTTCGGCGTCACCCCCGACCGGTCGAGGTGGACCATCGGCGGGCTGTCCTACGGCGGGACGTGCTCACTGCAGACGATCCTCAACGCACCCGACGCCTACGGGTCGTTCCTCGACTTCTCCGGCGAACGGACGCCCAACAACGGGGTGGACCACGAGTCGACCGTGCGGGACTTCTTCGACGGCAGCGAGGACGCGTTCCGGCGGCAGAACCCGGAGGACCTGCTCCGGAGCCGGCCGGAACGGTTCCGCTCCGTCGCCGGGAGGTTCGTCGCCGGTGCCGACGACCACGACGCCGTCAACGACCTGCGGCTCCTCGACGGACTCGCCGTCGGCGCGGGCATGGACGTCAGCTACACCGAGGTGCCCGGCGGCCACGACTTCGAGACGTGGCGCACCGCGGTCGCCCAGAGCCTGCCGTTCGTCGCCCAACGTGGCGGGATCGGCTGA
- the ffh gene encoding signal recognition particle protein, which yields MFESLSDRLSGALKGLRGKGRLTEADIAATAREIRIALLEADVSLPVVRAFIGRVKERANGVVVSEALNPAQQVIKIVDEELQGILGGETRRLRLAKRPPTVIMLAGLQGAGKTTLAGKLAHHLEKQGHTPLLVACDLQRPGAVQQLQIVGERAGVPTFAPDPGTSLDSYGHEMGTSHGDPVSVAEAGVEEAKRTQRDVVIVDTAGRLGIDEELMTQARNIRDAVNPDEVLFVIDAMIGQDAVVTAEAFRDGVDFTGVVLTKLDGDARGGAALSIREVTGKPIMFASTGEKLTDFDVFHPDRMSGRILGMGDVLSLIEQAEQVMDQKKAEDSAARMASGELTLEDFLDQMLMIRRMGPLGNILKMLPGGSQMSQMADMVDEKQLDRIQAIIRGMTPAERADPKILNASRRKRIANGSGVTVADVNQLVNRFFEAKKMMGKMAGQMGMGGMNRSATKKKPKGRKGKNGKRKPPKKGPQQQMPQGMPGMPGLPGMPGGGGGMPSMKDLRAMQKQMGSGAMPPGMENIDLDNLDFGQGGGKPGR from the coding sequence GTGTTCGAGTCGTTGTCAGACCGCCTCTCCGGTGCGCTGAAGGGCCTCCGGGGCAAGGGGCGTCTCACCGAGGCCGACATCGCCGCGACGGCGCGTGAGATCCGTATCGCCCTCCTCGAGGCGGACGTCTCCCTCCCCGTCGTCCGGGCCTTCATCGGCCGGGTGAAGGAGCGGGCGAACGGCGTCGTCGTGTCCGAGGCCCTCAACCCCGCCCAGCAGGTCATCAAGATCGTCGACGAGGAGCTCCAGGGCATCCTCGGCGGGGAGACGCGGCGGCTGCGGCTGGCGAAGCGGCCGCCGACGGTCATCATGCTCGCCGGCCTGCAGGGTGCCGGTAAGACCACGCTGGCCGGCAAGCTCGCCCACCACCTCGAGAAGCAGGGGCACACCCCGCTGCTCGTGGCCTGTGACCTCCAGCGTCCGGGCGCGGTGCAGCAGCTGCAGATCGTCGGCGAGCGGGCGGGCGTGCCCACGTTCGCGCCGGACCCCGGGACGAGCCTGGACAGCTACGGCCACGAGATGGGCACGAGCCACGGTGACCCGGTGTCCGTCGCGGAGGCCGGTGTCGAGGAGGCCAAGCGGACGCAGCGCGACGTCGTCATCGTCGACACCGCCGGTCGCCTCGGCATCGACGAGGAACTGATGACGCAGGCCCGGAACATCCGCGACGCGGTGAACCCGGACGAGGTGCTCTTCGTCATCGACGCGATGATCGGCCAGGACGCCGTCGTCACCGCCGAGGCCTTCCGGGACGGCGTCGACTTCACCGGTGTGGTGCTCACGAAGCTCGACGGCGACGCCCGCGGTGGTGCCGCCCTGTCGATCCGCGAGGTCACCGGCAAGCCGATCATGTTCGCCTCGACCGGCGAGAAGCTCACCGACTTCGACGTCTTCCACCCGGACCGCATGTCCGGGCGCATCCTCGGCATGGGCGACGTGCTCAGTCTCATCGAGCAGGCCGAGCAGGTCATGGACCAGAAGAAGGCCGAGGACTCCGCGGCGCGGATGGCCTCCGGTGAGCTCACGCTCGAGGACTTCCTCGACCAGATGCTCATGATCCGGCGGATGGGGCCGCTGGGCAACATCCTCAAGATGCTGCCCGGTGGGTCCCAGATGTCGCAGATGGCCGACATGGTCGACGAGAAGCAGCTCGACCGGATCCAGGCGATCATCCGGGGCATGACCCCGGCGGAGCGCGCCGACCCGAAGATCCTCAACGCCTCCCGCCGCAAGCGCATCGCGAACGGTTCCGGCGTGACCGTCGCGGACGTCAACCAGCTCGTCAACCGCTTCTTCGAGGCGAAGAAGATGATGGGCAAGATGGCCGGCCAGATGGGCATGGGCGGGATGAACCGCAGCGCGACGAAGAAGAAGCCCAAGGGCCGCAAGGGCAAGAACGGCAAGCGGAAGCCCCCGAAGAAGGGGCCGCAGCAGCAGATGCCCCAGGGGATGCCCGGCATGCCGGGGCTGCCCGGGATGCCCGGTGGGGGCGGCGGGATGCCGTCCATGAAGGACCTGCGCGCCATGCAGAAGCAGATGGGGTCCGGGGCGATGCCGCCGGGGATGGAGAACATCGACCTCGACAACCTGGACTTCGGTCAGGGTGGCGGGAAGCCCGGGCGCTGA
- the rpsP gene encoding 30S ribosomal protein S16, translated as MAVKIKLQRLGKIRTPHYRVVIADARTRRSGKVIENIGIYEPKNDPSVIRINSERAQHWLSVGAQPTEPVLALLKVTGDWQKFKGLPGAEGTLKPQPEKRSKLDIFNEALAEAADAPTAEAITEKKRKAKEEAEAKAAAEAEAAAKKEAEEAEAAKAAESAEAEAGSAEESASEETSAE; from the coding sequence ATGGCTGTCAAGATCAAGCTTCAGCGTCTCGGTAAGATCCGGACCCCGCACTACCGCGTCGTCATCGCCGACGCCCGCACCCGCCGCTCCGGCAAGGTGATCGAGAACATCGGCATCTACGAGCCGAAGAACGACCCGTCGGTGATCCGCATCAACTCCGAGCGGGCGCAGCACTGGCTCTCCGTCGGCGCCCAGCCGACCGAGCCGGTCCTCGCGCTGCTCAAGGTCACCGGTGACTGGCAGAAGTTCAAGGGCCTGCCGGGTGCCGAGGGCACGCTGAAGCCGCAGCCGGAGAAGCGCTCCAAGCTGGACATCTTCAACGAGGCGCTCGCCGAGGCGGCCGACGCCCCGACCGCCGAGGCCATCACGGAGAAGAAGCGCAAGGCGAAGGAGGAGGCGGAGGCCAAGGCCGCCGCCGAGGCCGAGGCCGCCGCGAAGAAGGAGGCCGAGGAGGCTGAGGCTGCGAAGGCCGCCGAGTCCGCCGAGGCCGAGGCCGGCTCCGCCGAGGAGTCCGCGTCGGAGGAGACCTCCGCCGAGTAG
- a CDS encoding ammonium transporter: MTPDQIAASAGDSAWMLVSAALVLLMTPALSLFYGGMSRQKSALNMMMMMSFGTMGVVGVVYVLWGWSMSYGDHSFAGIVADPLQFLGLDGALTTPDGLMIAGQHGYPQVIDVAFQLTFAVITVAIISGSLANRVKFFTWLVFAAVWATLSYFPLAHMVWGGGLLSPAADGLAARMFGTVGEGADAVARIAPIDFAGGTVVHINAGVAGLVLALIIGRSHTFMKEEARPHSLPLVMLGAALLWFGWFGFNAGSAFGANGMAGLAWINTTAATCAAMLGWITVEKLRDGYVTSLGAASGVVAGLVTVTPAAGDVTPVTALLLGVVGGGLAAVGVGLKYRFRFDDSLDVVGVHLVAGVWGTVGVALVATGCGVFTGGGVDGLRLLAVQVVEAGAAAVFCAVVTVVVGLVLRSTLGWRISPDDEQAGIDLAVHAESAYHVEEGPAGSAASGGQGEGTTA; the protein is encoded by the coding sequence ATGACCCCGGATCAGATCGCCGCGTCCGCCGGAGACTCGGCCTGGATGCTGGTCAGCGCCGCGTTGGTGCTGCTCATGACCCCCGCCCTGTCACTGTTCTACGGCGGGATGTCGCGGCAGAAGTCCGCGCTGAACATGATGATGATGATGTCGTTCGGGACGATGGGCGTCGTCGGGGTCGTCTACGTCCTGTGGGGGTGGTCGATGTCCTACGGGGACCACTCGTTCGCCGGGATCGTCGCCGACCCGCTGCAGTTCCTCGGGCTCGACGGCGCCCTCACCACCCCCGACGGGCTCATGATCGCCGGGCAGCACGGCTACCCGCAGGTCATCGACGTCGCCTTCCAGCTGACGTTCGCCGTCATCACCGTCGCGATCATCTCCGGGTCGCTGGCCAACCGGGTGAAGTTCTTCACGTGGCTCGTGTTCGCCGCCGTGTGGGCCACGCTGTCCTACTTCCCGCTCGCGCACATGGTGTGGGGCGGGGGCCTGCTGAGCCCGGCGGCGGACGGCCTGGCCGCGCGGATGTTCGGCACGGTCGGGGAGGGGGCGGACGCCGTCGCCCGGATCGCGCCCATCGACTTCGCCGGCGGGACGGTCGTGCACATCAACGCCGGTGTCGCCGGCCTGGTGCTGGCGCTCATCATCGGCCGGTCCCACACCTTCATGAAGGAGGAGGCCCGGCCGCACAGTCTCCCGCTCGTCATGCTCGGCGCGGCGCTGCTGTGGTTCGGCTGGTTCGGTTTCAACGCCGGGTCCGCGTTCGGCGCGAACGGGATGGCGGGGCTGGCGTGGATCAACACGACGGCCGCGACGTGCGCCGCGATGCTCGGCTGGATCACGGTGGAGAAGCTGCGGGACGGGTACGTGACGTCCCTCGGCGCGGCGTCCGGTGTCGTCGCCGGGCTCGTCACGGTGACCCCGGCGGCCGGGGACGTCACGCCGGTCACGGCCCTGCTGCTCGGGGTGGTCGGCGGTGGTCTCGCGGCGGTCGGCGTGGGCCTGAAGTACCGGTTCAGGTTCGACGACTCCCTCGACGTCGTCGGCGTGCACCTGGTCGCGGGCGTGTGGGGCACGGTCGGCGTCGCGCTCGTCGCGACCGGGTGCGGTGTCTTCACCGGTGGCGGGGTCGACGGGCTGCGCCTGCTCGCGGTGCAGGTCGTCGAGGCCGGCGCGGCGGCGGTGTTCTGCGCGGTCGTCACGGTCGTCGTGGGCCTGGTGCTCCGGTCGACGCTGGGGTGGCGCATCTCCCCGGACGACGAGCAGGCGGGCATCGACCTCGCCGTCCACGCCGAGTCGGCGTACCACGTCGAGGAGGGGCCGGCCGGGAGTGCCGCGTCCGGTGGTCAGGGGGAGGGGACGACGGCCTGA
- the lysX gene encoding bifunctional lysylphosphatidylglycerol synthetase/lysine--tRNA ligase LysX encodes MTDQVPAEAPSRVVPRILGVVVCCYALFGLVLSVAGGARRPLGVLPRLADAIFLPLPAASVAWAVALFLLGGALLAGKRAGWIIATVGMVVLNLVNVLTWLLWDHLDLSPRLHHILVVATVVQGLMLVVLLAARRSFPAKTRPGAVRRAILTWAVGSFVVFLLGSALVTVAPGTLTGAERFGWVLNHAVTMSLVEPGQFVGRAPRWETFLISAASAFVIVYAVWTMLRSKQQEASLSATDDTVVRAMIARFNRDDSLAYFATRRDKSVIYSPDGRAAVTYRVVAGVSLASADPIGDPAAWGAAVAAWIGRSREYGWTPAVMGASEAGARVYTAHGLSAMRLGDEAVLHPESFHLGAPEFRAVRQAVSRARRAGVTIRVRRHEELTPAELRAVQRRADMWRDTTDERGFSMALSRLGDPSDGECVLVEALIEGEVVAELSFVPWGRDGLSLDLMRRSPGSPNGTIEAMVAELCTNTSLGVRRISLNFSVFRQIFATESVIGTGPATVLLRRILVFFSRWWQMEALYRSNEKYSPEWVPRFMCFGERVSLLRTAFAAGIAEGFVPAIIPADTVGTSSVEDHSPGAEAALARVPAWQEEATTGVARRRPVSEQVGVRIAAAESLRGQGVDPWPVAVRPDTPCARVADLPEGTRVRVSGRVVGRRRFGGVSFLVLRDFDGECQALIEQRHLPDAADRVRAVDLADLVQVTGTVGRSRSGHPSVIVDGLRLEAKALHPLPDKRHGLTDPELRLRHRHLDMVVNPQPGRALRTRSEVLHAVRSVLHDRGYLEVETPILQQVHGGANARPFRTHINAHDLDLYLRIAPELFLKRLMCGGAERIFELGRDFRNEGVDSRHNPEFTVLEAYEAHGDYRSMMELTRELIQAAATAVHGRPVVTGPDGDLVDISGEWPVRTVHGAVSEALTAALGRAVEVSVETPEDDLRAYCDAVGTAHRPGWDAGKLTEELYSDLVEAVTTTPTFYVDFPESVSPLTRPHRSTPGLTERWDLVAYGMELGTAYSELTDPLEQRRRLEAQSLLAAGGDPEAMEVDEDFLRALEFGMPPTGGLGIGIDRVIMLIGGGSIRDVLAFPLVKGV; translated from the coding sequence ATGACAGACCAGGTCCCCGCTGAAGCACCGTCGCGCGTCGTCCCCCGGATCCTCGGGGTCGTCGTCTGCTGCTACGCGCTGTTCGGCCTCGTCCTCAGCGTCGCCGGCGGTGCGCGCCGACCCCTCGGCGTGCTGCCGCGGCTCGCCGACGCGATCTTCCTGCCCCTGCCGGCGGCGTCGGTGGCGTGGGCGGTCGCCCTGTTCCTGCTCGGCGGCGCGCTGCTCGCCGGGAAACGGGCCGGGTGGATCATCGCGACCGTCGGCATGGTCGTGCTCAACCTCGTCAACGTCCTCACGTGGCTGCTCTGGGACCATCTCGACCTCAGTCCGCGGCTGCACCACATCCTCGTCGTCGCGACGGTCGTCCAGGGGCTCATGCTCGTCGTGCTCCTCGCCGCCCGGCGGAGCTTCCCGGCGAAGACCCGCCCGGGGGCGGTCCGCCGGGCGATCCTCACGTGGGCCGTCGGGTCGTTCGTCGTGTTCCTCCTCGGCTCCGCCCTCGTCACCGTCGCCCCGGGCACGCTCACCGGCGCGGAACGGTTCGGGTGGGTGCTCAACCACGCGGTGACGATGTCCCTCGTCGAGCCGGGGCAGTTCGTGGGCCGGGCGCCGCGGTGGGAGACGTTCCTCATCTCCGCGGCCTCGGCGTTCGTCATCGTCTACGCGGTGTGGACGATGCTGCGGTCGAAGCAGCAGGAGGCGTCGCTCAGCGCGACGGACGACACGGTCGTCCGGGCCATGATCGCCCGCTTCAACCGGGACGACTCGCTGGCCTACTTCGCCACGCGGCGCGACAAGTCGGTCATCTACTCCCCGGACGGCCGGGCCGCCGTCACGTACCGCGTCGTCGCGGGGGTGAGCCTCGCCTCGGCCGACCCGATCGGCGACCCGGCGGCGTGGGGTGCCGCGGTGGCGGCGTGGATCGGCCGGTCCCGCGAGTACGGATGGACCCCCGCGGTCATGGGGGCGTCCGAGGCCGGGGCCAGGGTGTACACCGCCCACGGCCTGAGCGCGATGCGCCTCGGCGACGAGGCGGTCCTCCACCCGGAGAGCTTCCACCTCGGCGCGCCGGAGTTCCGCGCGGTCCGGCAGGCGGTGTCGCGGGCCCGCCGGGCGGGGGTCACGATCCGGGTGCGCCGGCACGAGGAGCTCACGCCCGCGGAGCTGCGGGCCGTCCAGCGGCGGGCGGACATGTGGCGGGACACGACGGACGAGCGCGGGTTCTCCATGGCGCTGTCCCGGCTCGGTGACCCGTCGGACGGGGAGTGCGTCCTCGTCGAGGCCCTCATCGAGGGCGAGGTCGTCGCCGAGCTGTCGTTCGTCCCGTGGGGGCGCGACGGGCTGTCCCTCGACCTCATGCGCCGCAGCCCCGGCTCGCCGAACGGCACGATCGAGGCGATGGTCGCGGAGCTGTGCACGAACACCTCCCTCGGGGTCCGGCGGATCTCCCTGAACTTCAGCGTCTTCCGGCAGATCTTCGCCACCGAGTCGGTCATCGGCACGGGTCCGGCGACGGTCCTGCTGCGGCGGATCCTCGTGTTCTTCTCCCGGTGGTGGCAGATGGAGGCCCTGTACCGGTCGAACGAGAAGTACTCGCCCGAGTGGGTGCCCCGGTTCATGTGCTTCGGCGAGCGGGTGTCCCTGCTCCGCACCGCCTTCGCGGCGGGCATCGCCGAGGGCTTCGTGCCCGCGATCATCCCCGCCGACACGGTCGGCACGTCGTCGGTCGAGGACCACAGCCCGGGGGCGGAGGCCGCCCTCGCCCGGGTTCCCGCGTGGCAGGAGGAGGCGACGACGGGCGTCGCGCGGCGTCGGCCGGTCAGCGAACAGGTCGGCGTCCGGATCGCCGCGGCGGAGTCCCTCCGCGGGCAGGGGGTCGACCCGTGGCCGGTCGCCGTGCGGCCGGACACCCCGTGCGCGCGGGTGGCGGACCTGCCGGAGGGCACGCGGGTGCGGGTGTCCGGGCGGGTCGTGGGGCGCCGCCGGTTCGGTGGGGTCAGCTTCCTCGTGCTGCGGGACTTCGACGGCGAGTGCCAGGCGCTCATCGAGCAGCGGCACCTCCCGGACGCGGCCGACCGGGTCCGGGCCGTCGACCTCGCCGACCTCGTGCAGGTCACGGGCACGGTCGGCCGGTCACGGTCCGGTCACCCGTCGGTCATCGTCGACGGCCTGCGCCTCGAGGCGAAGGCGCTGCACCCGCTGCCGGACAAGCGTCACGGGTTGACGGATCCGGAGCTGCGGCTGCGCCACCGGCACCTCGACATGGTCGTCAACCCGCAGCCCGGCCGGGCGTTGCGGACACGGTCCGAGGTGCTGCACGCGGTCCGGTCCGTGCTCCACGACCGCGGGTACCTCGAGGTGGAGACGCCGATCCTCCAGCAGGTCCACGGCGGGGCGAACGCGCGGCCGTTCCGGACGCACATCAACGCCCACGACCTCGACCTCTACCTGCGCATCGCCCCGGAGCTGTTCCTCAAGCGGCTCATGTGCGGCGGGGCGGAGCGGATCTTCGAACTCGGGCGGGACTTCCGCAACGAGGGGGTGGACTCGCGTCACAACCCGGAGTTCACGGTCCTCGAGGCCTATGAGGCGCACGGGGACTACCGGTCGATGATGGAGCTCACCCGGGAGCTCATCCAGGCGGCGGCGACGGCCGTGCACGGGCGGCCGGTCGTCACCGGCCCGGACGGCGACCTCGTCGACATCTCGGGGGAGTGGCCCGTGCGGACGGTCCACGGGGCGGTGTCGGAGGCGCTCACCGCCGCTCTCGGGCGGGCGGTGGAGGTGTCCGTCGAGACCCCCGAGGACGATCTCCGGGCGTACTGCGACGCCGTGGGGACGGCCCACCGACCGGGGTGGGACGCGGGGAAGCTCACCGAGGAGCTGTACAGCGACCTCGTCGAGGCGGTGACGACGACGCCGACGTTCTACGTCGACTTCCCGGAGAGTGTCTCGCCGCTGACCCGGCCGCACCGGTCGACCCCGGGGCTCACCGAGCGGTGGGACCTCGTGGCCTACGGCATGGAGCTCGGCACGGCGTACTCCGAGCTCACCGACCCGCTCGAGCAGCGGCGGCGGCTCGAGGCCCAGTCGCTGCTCGCGGCGGGCGGTGACCCGGAGGCGATGGAGGTCGACGAGGACTTCCTGCGCGCCCTCGAGTTCGGCATGCCGCCGACCGGAGGGTTGGGCATCGGCATCGACCGGGTCATCATGCTCATCGGCGGCGGGTCGATCCGCGACGTCCTCGCGTTCCCGCTGGTCAAGGGGGTGTGA
- the ftsY gene encoding signal recognition particle-docking protein FtsY — translation MDFTPLTWIIIAAVVIVVIVALLILLGLRRRKSREISFTKKEEIEQQKPSSGHYEAKGGFSFTSGGGMPGGAPDARVKEPVTRPGAGPVPGADAAPASSADTGTPAGAAGGRTEQPSTQAPAAGGAGAAGKAGSAGKPEQTTKAEPAEKAGKPEPATKTEPAEKTGKAEPAEKTEPAEKAGKAEPAKKTEQTTKTEPAEKAGKAEPAGKAETAEPSEKAEKPQKAEPTPKAEATQKAEPAEKAEQPEQPGTTGTAPAAPAAPSAPAAPAAPAELAAPAEPEPAPAVDRTEDIAPVDGRLGRLRGRMAKSQNVIGKGVLGILGAGDLDEDAWEEIEDTLIMADLGTKTTLAVVEDLRERIAATSISTEEEARALLRQALITACRPELDRSIKAMPYDGKPAVIMVVGVNGTGKTTTTGKLSRVLVGMGHSVVLGAADTFRAAAADQLETWGRRVGAETVRGNEGADPASVAFDAVARGVDDGVDVVVVDTAGRLHTAVGLMDQLGKVKRVVEKKAKVDEVLLVLDATVGQNGLIQARTFRDVVDISGVVLTKLDGTAKGGIVFQVQEELGVPVKLVGLGEGADDLAPFEVESFVDALLG, via the coding sequence ATGGACTTCACACCCTTAACCTGGATCATCATCGCGGCGGTCGTCATCGTGGTGATCGTGGCCCTGCTCATTCTCCTCGGGCTGCGGCGCCGGAAGAGCAGGGAGATCTCCTTCACGAAGAAGGAGGAGATCGAACAGCAGAAGCCGAGCTCCGGTCATTACGAGGCCAAGGGGGGCTTCTCCTTCACCTCCGGCGGGGGCATGCCGGGGGGTGCGCCTGACGCGCGGGTGAAGGAGCCGGTGACGCGGCCGGGGGCGGGTCCGGTCCCGGGTGCCGACGCCGCCCCGGCGTCGTCCGCGGACACGGGCACGCCGGCCGGTGCGGCGGGGGGCCGGACGGAGCAGCCGTCGACGCAGGCCCCGGCCGCGGGCGGCGCGGGAGCCGCCGGGAAGGCCGGGTCGGCCGGGAAGCCTGAGCAGACCACGAAGGCTGAGCCGGCGGAGAAGGCCGGGAAGCCTGAGCCGGCCACGAAGACTGAACCGGCGGAGAAGACCGGCAAGGCTGAGCCGGCGGAGAAGACTGAACCGGCGGAGAAGGCCGGCAAGGCTGAGCCGGCCAAGAAGACTGAACAGACCACGAAGACTGAACCGGCGGAGAAGGCCGGCAAGGCTGAGCCGGCCGGGAAGGCTGAGACGGCCGAGCCGAGCGAGAAGGCTGAGAAGCCCCAGAAGGCCGAGCCGACCCCGAAGGCCGAGGCGACCCAGAAGGCTGAGCCGGCCGAGAAGGCTGAGCAGCCCGAGCAGCCCGGGACCACGGGCACGGCCCCTGCCGCACCGGCCGCACCGTCGGCTCCCGCAGCGCCCGCGGCCCCCGCCGAGCTGGCAGCCCCGGCCGAGCCCGAGCCCGCCCCCGCCGTCGACCGGACCGAGGACATCGCCCCCGTCGACGGCCGGCTCGGCCGGCTGCGCGGCCGCATGGCCAAGTCGCAGAACGTCATCGGCAAGGGCGTGCTCGGCATCCTCGGCGCGGGTGACCTCGACGAGGACGCCTGGGAGGAGATCGAGGACACGCTCATCATGGCGGACCTCGGCACGAAGACCACCCTCGCCGTCGTCGAGGACCTGCGCGAGCGCATCGCGGCGACGAGCATCTCCACCGAGGAGGAGGCCCGCGCGCTGCTGCGCCAGGCGCTCATCACGGCCTGCCGGCCGGAGCTCGACCGGTCGATCAAGGCGATGCCCTACGACGGCAAGCCGGCCGTCATCATGGTCGTCGGCGTCAACGGCACTGGGAAGACGACGACAACCGGCAAGCTCTCCCGCGTGCTCGTGGGCATGGGCCACTCGGTCGTCCTCGGCGCGGCCGACACCTTCCGCGCCGCCGCCGCGGACCAGCTCGAGACGTGGGGGCGTCGCGTCGGTGCGGAGACCGTGCGCGGCAATGAGGGGGCGGACCCGGCGTCCGTCGCGTTCGACGCGGTCGCCCGCGGTGTCGACGACGGCGTCGACGTCGTGGTCGTCGACACCGCCGGGCGCCTCCACACCGCGGTCGGTCTCATGGACCAGCTCGGCAAGGTCAAGCGCGTCGTCGAGAAGAAGGCGAAGGTCGACGAGGTGCTGCTCGTCCTCGACGCGACCGTCGGGCAGAACGGCCTCATCCAGGCCCGGACCTTCCGGGACGTCGTCGACATCTCCGGCGTGGTGCTGACGAAGCTCGACGGCACCGCGAAGGGCGGCATCGTCTTCCAGGTGCAGGAGGAGCTCGGGGTGCCGGTGAAGCTCGTCGGCCTCGGTGAGGGCGCCGACGATCTCGCGCCGTTCGAGGTGGAGAGCTTCGTCGACGCGCTCCTCGGGTGA